One part of the Rutidosis leptorrhynchoides isolate AG116_Rl617_1_P2 chromosome 1, CSIRO_AGI_Rlap_v1, whole genome shotgun sequence genome encodes these proteins:
- the LOC139841797 gene encoding uncharacterized protein has protein sequence MGHITTTTLNRGRSDHCPITLQDNNVDFGPKPFKIFDVRLENKDIEALIAESWNKNVGGTRLDYIFRNKLKNVKEALRKWSKTQYGDVDNEIDLAKKITLELEYKVESSDLTEAEKSSWLDARCLWLKKGKEKTLMLEQKANAKWASEGDDNSKFFHSLIKRKHNKNNIRGLNIDGSWQENPSVIKGAVFGFFKRLFE, from the coding sequence ATGGGGCACATCACAACCACTACTCTAAATCGTGGAAGATCGGATCACTGCCCAATTACTCTTCAAGATAACAATGTTGACTTTGGCCCGAAGCCATTTAAAATATTTGATGTTCGGTTGGAAAATAAAGACATCGAAGCTCTCATTGCAGAATCATGGAACAAGAATGTTGGTGGAACAAGACTCGATTATATCTTTCGAAATAAACTAAAGAATGTCAAGGAAGCCTTGCGAAAATGGAGTAAAACACAGTATGGTGATGTTGATAATGAGATCGATCTTGCCAAGAAGATAACATTGGAACTGGAATATAAAGTTGAATCTTCTGATTTGACTGAAGCAGAAAAGTCAAGTTGGCTCGATGCTAGATGTTTGTGGCTGAAAAAGGGAAAGGAAAAAACATTAATGTTAGAACAAAAAGCAAACGCAAAGTGGGCAAGTGAAGGCGATGACAATTCAAAATTTTTCCACTCCCTTATCAAACGCAAACACAACAAGAATAACATTCGTGGCCTAAACATTGATGGCTCGTGGCAAGAAAACCCCTCGGTCATAAAAGGGGCTGTGTTCGGCTTCTTTAAAAGACTATTTGAATAA